In Ostrea edulis chromosome 10, xbOstEdul1.1, whole genome shotgun sequence, one genomic interval encodes:
- the LOC125666739 gene encoding melatonin receptor type 1B-A-like, with product MNASGWSVSPTGDREFGRFEFVQESPVVAVSSLCILVFASAMGTFGNLLILTAVFRVIPTKSLEFIFVGNLALSDSIVTLVIDPLNILGKLEGEWLFRAVPVLCKGMGYLCTVSCVNSLGSIVLMSSSRYVSICHHSLYKKIFNKGTCIAMCSGLYLTGLLLVLLNLAGIGDHSFNRKSLECIWDRTHTYSYTLSFTIFLVWIPLLMAGSFYVSIFLKFRASSRKIANATSSSHHRKPMYLARTLFLIYAAFALCWIPYAILMAADRKDTFPYEIHVMITTFAHLHPSFNWLVLYYTNTLFRKAFNSMVKLDKCFCSKKDMRVNNCSTISNNTTGM from the exons ATGAATGCCAGTGGTTGGTCAGTTTCTCCTACAGGAGACAGAGAATTCGGACGATTTGAGTTTGTCCAAGAGTCGCCTGTGGTTGCAGTGTCCAGCCTTTGCATTTTGGTTTTTGCGTCAGCGATGGGGACTTTCGGGAACTTGTTAATTTTGACAGCTGTCTTCAGGGTCATCCCAACCAAATCTCTGGAATTCATATTCGTGGGGAATCTGGCTCTGTCGGACTCTATCGTAACTTTGGTGATAGATCCGTTGAATATTCTCG GAAAACTGGAGGGGGAGTGGCTCTTCCGTGCTGTTCCAGTGCTGTGTAAAGGAATGGGATACCTGTGCACTGTATCCTGTGTCAACTCCCTGGGCTCTATCGTTTTAATGAGTTCCAGTCGCTATGTATCAATATGTCATCACAGCCTGTACAAGAAAATCTTCAACAAGGGCACCTGCATAGCGATGTGTAGTGGTCTTTATCTAACCGGCCTCCTCCTAGTTCTTCTAAATCTGGCGGGTATCGGTGACCATTCATTCAATCGGAAAAGTCTGGAGTGTATTTGGGACCGCACCCACACATACTCTTATACCCTGTCGTTTACCATTTTCCTAGTGTGGATTCCACTGTTGATGGCAGGGAGTTTCTACGTCTCGATTTTCCTGAAGTTCCGTGCCAGCTCTAGAAAGATTGCGAATGCCACTAGTTCTTCTCACCACAGAAAGCCTATGTATCTAGCACGCACGCTGTTCTTGATTTACGCTGCTTTCGCTCTCTGTTGGATTCCCTACGCCATATTAATGGCCGCCGACCGGAAGGACACGTTTCCGTATGAAATCCACGTGATGATTACGACGTTCGCGCATCTGCATCCTTCTTTCAACTGGCTCGTTTTGTACTACACGAATACGCTATTTCGCAAAGCTTTCAACAGTATGGTAAAATTGGATAAATGTTTCTGCTCCAAAAAAGATATGCGTGTTAATAATTGCTCTACAATATCTAATAATACGACTGGTATGTAG